The following proteins come from a genomic window of Leopardus geoffroyi isolate Oge1 chromosome A3, O.geoffroyi_Oge1_pat1.0, whole genome shotgun sequence:
- the SIX2 gene encoding homeobox protein SIX2 isoform X2 has protein sequence MSMLPTFGFTQEQVACVCEVLQQGGNIERLGRFLWSLPACEHLHKNESVLKAKAVVAFHRGNFRELYKILESHQFSPHNHAKLQQLWLKAHYIEAEKLRGRPLGAVGKYRVRRKFPLPRSIWDGEETSYCFKEKSRSVLREWYAHNPYPSPREKRELAEATGLTTTQVSNWFKNRRQRDRAAEAKERENSENANSNSHNPLAATLNGSGKSVLGSSEDEKTPSGTPDHSSSSPALLLSPPPPPGLPSLHSLGHPPGPSAVPVPVPGGGGADPLQHHHGLQDSILNPMSANLVDLGS, from the exons ATGTCCATGCTGCCCACCTTCGGCTTCACGCAGGAGCAAGTGGCGTGCGTGTGCGAGGTGCTGCAGCAGGGCGGCAACATCGAGCGGCTGGGCCGCTTCCTGTGGTCGCTGCCCGCCTGCGAGCACCTCCACAAGAATGAAAGCGTGCTCAAAGCCAAGGCGGTGGTGGCCTTCCACCGCGGCAACTTCCGGGAGCTCTACAAGATCCTGGAGAGCCACCAGTTCTCGCCGCACAACCACGCCAAGCTGCAGCAGCTGTGGCTCAAAGCGCACTACATCGAGGCGGAGAAGCTGCGCGGCCGGCCCCTGGGCGCTGTGGGCAAATACCGCGTGCGCCGCAAGTTTCCGCTGCCGCGCTCCATCTGGGACGGCGAGGAGACCAGCTACTGCTTCAAGGAAAAGAGTCGCAGCGTGCTGCGCGAGTGGTACGCGCATAACCCCTACCCCTCACCGCGCGAGAAGCGCGAGCTGGCGGAGGCCACGGGCCTCACCACCACGCAGGTCAGCAACTGGTTTAAGAACCGGCGGCAGCGCGACCGGGCAGCCGAGGCCAAAGAAAG GGAGAACAGCGAGAACGCCAACTCCAACAGCCACAACCCGCTGGCTGCGACGCTGAACGGCAGCGGCAAGTCGGTGCTAGGCAGCTCGGAGGACGAGAAAACGCCGTCGGGGACGCCAGACCACTCGTCGTCCAGCCCCGCGCTGCTGCTcagcccgccgccgccccccgggCTGCCGTCCCTGCACAGCCTGGGCCACCCTCCGGGCCCCAGCGCGGTGCCGGTGCCCGTGCCGGGTGGAGGCGGCGCGGACCCGCTGCAGCACCACCATGGCCTGCAGGACTCCATCCTCAACCCCATGTCGGCCAACCTCGTGGACCTGGGGTCCTAG
- the SIX2 gene encoding homeobox protein SIX2 isoform X1: protein MSMLPTFGFTQEQVACVCEVLQQGGNIERLGRFLWSLPACEHLHKNESVLKAKAVVAFHRGNFRELYKILESHQFSPHNHAKLQQLWLKAHYIEAEKLRGRPLGAVGKYRVRRKFPLPRSIWDGEETSYCFKEKSRSVLREWYAHNPYPSPREKRELAEATGLTTTQVSNWFKNRRQRDRAAEAKERYEENSENANSNSHNPLAATLNGSGKSVLGSSEDEKTPSGTPDHSSSSPALLLSPPPPPGLPSLHSLGHPPGPSAVPVPVPGGGGADPLQHHHGLQDSILNPMSANLVDLGS, encoded by the exons ATGTCCATGCTGCCCACCTTCGGCTTCACGCAGGAGCAAGTGGCGTGCGTGTGCGAGGTGCTGCAGCAGGGCGGCAACATCGAGCGGCTGGGCCGCTTCCTGTGGTCGCTGCCCGCCTGCGAGCACCTCCACAAGAATGAAAGCGTGCTCAAAGCCAAGGCGGTGGTGGCCTTCCACCGCGGCAACTTCCGGGAGCTCTACAAGATCCTGGAGAGCCACCAGTTCTCGCCGCACAACCACGCCAAGCTGCAGCAGCTGTGGCTCAAAGCGCACTACATCGAGGCGGAGAAGCTGCGCGGCCGGCCCCTGGGCGCTGTGGGCAAATACCGCGTGCGCCGCAAGTTTCCGCTGCCGCGCTCCATCTGGGACGGCGAGGAGACCAGCTACTGCTTCAAGGAAAAGAGTCGCAGCGTGCTGCGCGAGTGGTACGCGCATAACCCCTACCCCTCACCGCGCGAGAAGCGCGAGCTGGCGGAGGCCACGGGCCTCACCACCACGCAGGTCAGCAACTGGTTTAAGAACCGGCGGCAGCGCGACCGGGCAGCCGAGGCCAAAGAAAGGTACGA GGAGAACAGCGAGAACGCCAACTCCAACAGCCACAACCCGCTGGCTGCGACGCTGAACGGCAGCGGCAAGTCGGTGCTAGGCAGCTCGGAGGACGAGAAAACGCCGTCGGGGACGCCAGACCACTCGTCGTCCAGCCCCGCGCTGCTGCTcagcccgccgccgccccccgggCTGCCGTCCCTGCACAGCCTGGGCCACCCTCCGGGCCCCAGCGCGGTGCCGGTGCCCGTGCCGGGTGGAGGCGGCGCGGACCCGCTGCAGCACCACCATGGCCTGCAGGACTCCATCCTCAACCCCATGTCGGCCAACCTCGTGGACCTGGGGTCCTAG